GCGTTTTTGTTGACGGTAATGTGTGCTTTGCCCAAAGCGGCCTCGGCGGCTTTGCCGGTGATTTTCATCGGTTGCAGGTCAACGAGGAAAACGTGGCTTTCGGTGCGGCCGGAAACGATGCGCAAACCGCGTTTGACCAACTCTTCCGCCATTGCTGCGGCATTGATTTTCACTTGTTTTGCGTATTGTTTGAACTCGGGTTGCAACGCTTCTTTAAACGCTACGGCTTTGGCAGCGATAACGTGCATCAACGGGCCGCCTTGCAGGCTTGGGAAGATGGCGGAATTCAACGCTTTTTCGTGGGTATTGTCACGGCACAAAATCACACCGCCGCGAGGGCCGCGCAGGGTTTTGTGGGTAGTGGTGGTGACGAAGTCGCAGAATGGCACGGGGTTAGGATATTCGCCGCCGGCAATCAGACCGGCGTAGTGCGCCATGTCGACAAAAAGGTATGCGCCGACTTTATCGGCGATTTCGCGGAATTTTGCCCAGTCGATTTGCAACGCGTAGGCAGATGCACCGGCCACAATCATTTTAGGTTTATGTTCAAGAGCCAAGCGTTCTACTTCGGCATAATCGAGAACTTCGTTTTCATCCAAACCATAAGTAATGGCGTTGTAGAGTTTGCCGGAGATGTTAACGCTTGCGCCGTGGGTCAAGTGGCCACCGTGTGCCAGAGACATGCCCAAAATGGTGTCGCCCGGTTTCAAAACAGAAGCGTACACGGCTTGGTTGGCTTGGGAGCCGGAGTGCGGTTGAACGTTGGCATAGGCGGCGCCAAACAGTTCTTTTACGCGGTCAATCGCTAATTGTTCAACAATATCAACGTATTCACAGCCGCCGTAGTAGCGTTTGCCAGGATAGCCTTCAGCGTATTTGTTGGTCAATTGCGAACCTTGGGC
This region of Neisseria subflava genomic DNA includes:
- the glyA gene encoding serine hydroxymethyltransferase, yielding MFSKSVTLAQYDPDLAAAIAQEDKRQQDHVELIASENYVSCAVMEAQGSQLTNKYAEGYPGKRYYGGCEYVDIVEQLAIDRVKELFGAAYANVQPHSGSQANQAVYASVLKPGDTILGMSLAHGGHLTHGASVNISGKLYNAITYGLDENEVLDYAEVERLALEHKPKMIVAGASAYALQIDWAKFREIADKVGAYLFVDMAHYAGLIAGGEYPNPVPFCDFVTTTTHKTLRGPRGGVILCRDNTHEKALNSAIFPSLQGGPLMHVIAAKAVAFKEALQPEFKQYAKQVKINAAAMAEELVKRGLRIVSGRTESHVFLVDLQPMKITGKAAEAALGKAHITVNKNAIPNDPEKPFVTSGIRIGSAAMTTRGFNEADARVLANLVADVLANPEDEANLAKVREQVTALCNKYPVYGA